A DNA window from Mobula birostris isolate sMobBir1 chromosome 3, sMobBir1.hap1, whole genome shotgun sequence contains the following coding sequences:
- the LOC140194852 gene encoding uncharacterized protein: MAHQRVHTGEWLLPCSDCGKGFTCSSKLKVHQRVHTGERPFTCLDCGKGFIRSSKLKVHQRVHTGERPFTCSDCGKGFTESSQLKVHQRVHTGERPFICSDCGKGFTCSSKLKVHQRVHTGERPFTCSDCGKGFTCSSQLKVHQRVHTGERPFTCSDCGKGFTCSSKLKVHQRVHTGERPFTCSDCGKAFTCSSKLKVHERVHTGERPFTCSDCGKGFTCSSQLKVHQRVHTGERPFTCLDCGKGFTLSSELLRHQSVHTGERPFTCSDCGKGFTRLSDLLVHQRVHIGEQPFTCSDCGKGFTCSFKLKVHQRVHTGERPFTCSDCGKGFTCSSQLKVHQRVHTGERPFTCLDCGKGFTLSSQLLRHQSVHTGERPFTCSECGKRFTQSYTLKAHQSVHTGERPFPCSDCGKGFTCSSKLKLHQRVHTGERPFTCSECGKGFTCSSKLKVHERVHTGERPITYSDFGKRFSQSNQPNMHH, encoded by the coding sequence atggctcaccagcgagttcacactggggaatggCTGTTgccctgctcggactgtgggaagggattcacttgttcATCTaagctgaaggtacatcagcgagttcacactggagagaggccattcacctgcttagactgtgggaagggattcattcggtcatctaaactgaaggtacatcagagagttcacactggagagaggccatttacctgctccgactgtgggaagggattcactgaatcatctcaactgaaggtacaccagcgagttcacactggagagaggccattcatctgctcagactgtgggaagggattcacttgctcatctaaactgaaggtacaccagcgagttcacactggagagaggccgttcacctgctcagactgcgggaagggattcacttgctcatcccaactgaaggtacatcaacgagttcacactggagagaggccattcacctgctcagactgtgggaagggattcacttgctcatctaaactaaaggtacatcaacgagttcacaccggagagaggccattcacctgctcagactgtgggaaggcattcacttgctcatctaaactgaaggtacatgagcgagttcacactggagagaggccattcacctgctcagactgtgggaagggattcacttgttcatcccaactgaaggtacatcagagagttcacaccggggagcggccgttcacctgcttggactgtggcaagggattcactttgtcatctgagctactgagacaccagtcagttcacaccggggagaggccgttcacctgctcagactgtgggaaaggattcactcggttatccgACCTACtcgtacaccagcgagttcacattggggagcagccattcacctgctcggactgtgggaagggattcacttgctcatttaaactgaaggtacaccagcgagttcacactggagagaggccattcacctgctcagactgtgggaagggattcacttgctcatcccaactgaaggtacatcagagagttcacactggggagagaccattcacctgcttggactgtgggaagggattcactttgtcatctcagctgttgagacaccagtcagttcacactggggagaggccgttcacctgctcagaatgtgggaagagattcactcagtcatataccctgaaggcacaccagtcagttcacaccggggagcggccgttcccttgctcggactgtgggaagggattcacttgctcatctaaactgaagttacatcagcgagttcacactggagagaggccattcacctgctcagaatgtgggaagggattcacttgctcatctaaactgaaggtacatgagcgagttcacactggggagaggccgatcACCtactcagactttgggaagagattctctcagtcaAATCAACCAAAcatgcatcattga